Proteins encoded in a region of the Gallus gallus isolate bGalGal1 chromosome 35, bGalGal1.mat.broiler.GRCg7b, whole genome shotgun sequence genome:
- the LOC112531056 gene encoding mucin-4 isoform X14, which produces MPRLKQRRPQPLRYGSPGASPAPRRPPKEPSSSPSSSSSSSSGTPPAMPSEPDPPYRRRPTPQTPPNSGGCPLDIPLLLEELRVLQQRQLRQMQLTEDICRQVLLLGALSTPKSRAPPTPPPPPHKKPHFITGKPFFPLFPPKNQPHAAAFFLATPYRGVGVTPVVSAHPPNLGGGDAGGTRHECGFCGKGFGSESARQIHLRSHTGERPYGCSVCGNRFTTRGNLKVHYHRHRQKVPRLAVSPQPTNRGQLASSNTQLASSNNQLASSSMEPLLNTQLASSNNQLASSNTQLASSNNQLASSSMEPLLNTQLASSNTQLASSNTQLASNNNQLASSSMEPLLNTQLASSNTQLASSNNQLASNSMEPLVNTQLASSNNQLASSNTQLASSNNQLASNSMEPLVNTQLASSNNQLASSSMEPLLNTHVASSNTQLASNNNQLASSSMEPLLNTQLASNNNQLASSSMEPLINTQLASSNTQLASSNNQLASNSMEPLVNTQLASSNNQLASSNNQSASNSVQQLVNTQLASSDTQLASNNNQLASNSMEPLVNTQLASSNNHLASSNAQLASSNNQLASNSMEPLVNTQLASSNNHLASSNTQLVSNSMQPLINTQLASSNSHLASSSNQLASNNNQLASKGVQPLANTQLASSNTHLASNNIKLSSSNTQLAAGNVQPLVNIQLASSNTQLASNSVQLLVNTQLASSNNQLASKNIQSASSNTQPLSSTQPTSSNTQAMAKNTQLASNNTQLMANNTQSTSNNNQLMANTQSTSNNTHLMANNNQLTSSNTQLASNNTQLMANNTQSTSNNTQLMANNTQSTSNNNQLMANTQSTSNNTQLMANNTQLTSSNTQLASNNTQLMANNTQSTSSNTQLMANNTQLISNNTQLMANNTQSTSNNNQLMANNTQSTSSNTQLIANNNPLTSSNTQLASNNTQLTSSNTQLTSNNTQLMANNTQSTSNNTQLMANNTQSTSNNNQLMANNTQSTSNNNQLLANTRMNNNTQARSANTQLNSNNTPVTSSNTQPISDTQPVPTNTLPSTNTLPSTNTLPSTNTQPPPSNTQPTGNTQSVPEAQPMSANTQLISNTQLISNTQPKSLNSQLMSADTQPTPDTQLMADDTQSISDNTQPTSSNTQLLANNTQSVSNTQLTADNTPPISNNAPPISSTQLMATNTQPNSSNTQLISNTPLMANNIQLMANNTQQISSTQLISSNTQMISNTSPPISNTQLMANNTQPSSNTQLTTTNTQLTFNTTPPISNTQLMATNTQLTSNTTPRISNTQPMATNNQLTSNTTPPLSNTQLTANNTQLMATNTQLTATNTQLTSNTTPPISNTQLTATNTQLMATNTQLTSSTTPPISNTQLTATNTQLMATNTQLTATNTPPISNTQLTANNTQLMANNTQLTATNTQLTATNTQLTSSNTQLTSNTQLMATNTQLTTTNTQLMATNTQLMATNTQLTSNTTPPISNTQLMATNTQLTATNTQLTSSNTQLTSNTQLMATNTQLTTTNTQLMATNTQLMATNTQLTSNTTPPISNTQLMATNTQLTATNTQLTSSNTQLTSNTQLMATNTQLTTTNTQLMATNTQLMATNTQLTSNTTPPISNTQLMATNTQLTATNTQLTSSNTQLTSNTQLMATNTQLTATNTQLTSNTTPPISNTQLLTTTIQPLPTNTVLLLKTTDVQPRLGDENTPPSQTPKPRTTGWAFLGAPPHFWVPPISETTKLPQLVAKYPQPTGGGTRTQCPVCRRVLSCPRGSRSYFGGHIPFRCRVCGRGFSSRGHLRAHFGGHRGVPPNSCSVGDGVGSQQRVRGYLGRGPLPHGEGEERNEEEEEEDGEEEAGEADPQIGGGPPKEEEEEEGRKAERRGRAGSPPRNTGRGTEDTEPPPKKQGKGEK; this is translated from the exons ATGCCGCGGTTGAagcagcgccggccgcagccgcTCCGATACG GCTCCCCCGGTGCCTCCCCAgccccccgccgccctcccaaggagccttcctcctccccctcctcctcctcctcctcctcctcggggACCCCTCCAGCCATGCCATCAGAACCGGACCCCCCATACCGCCGTCGCCCCACACCTCAAACCCCCCCAAATTCGGGGGGCTGCCCCCTGGACATCCCACTGTTGCTGGAAGAGCTGCGGGTGTTGCAACAGCGTCAGCTCCGCCAGATGCAGCTGACCGAGGACATCTGTCGCCAGGTCCTCCTCctgggggctctgagcaccccaAAATCCCGCGCCCCCCCGaccccgcctccccccccccacaaaaaGCCCCATTTCATCACGGGGAAaccttttttccctcttttcccccccaaaaaccaACCTCACGCCGCCGCCTTCTTCTTAGCAACTCCCTACCGCGGGGTCGGGGTGACGCCGGTGGTCTCGGCCCACCCCCCAAATTTAGGTGGGGGGGACGCGGGGGGGACACGTCACGAGTGTGGGTTTTGTGGGAAGGGGTTCGGGAGTGAGAGCGCCCGGCAGATCCACCTGAGGTCCCACACAGGAGAACGGCCCTACGGCTGTAGTGTCTGCGGCAACCGGTTCACCACGCGTGGCAACCTGAAGGTTCACTACCACCGGCACCGACAGAAGGTCCCCCGCCTGGCCGTGAGCCCACAGCCCACCAACAGGGGCCAGTTGGCCTCCAGCAACACCCAGTTGGCCTCCAGCAACAACCAGCTGGCTTCCAGCAGCATGGAACCACTTCTCAACACCCAGTTGGCCTCCAGCAACAACCAGTTGGCCTCCAGCAACACCCAGTTGGCCTCCAGCAACAACCAGCTGGCTTCCAGCAGCATGGAACCACTTCTCAACACCCAGTTGGCCTCCAGCAACACCCAGTTGGCCTCCAGTAACACCCAGTTGGCCTCCAACAACAACCAGTTGGCTTCCAGCAGCATGGAACCACTTCTCAACACCCAGTTGGCCTCCAGCAACACCCAGTTGGCCTCCAGCAACAACCAGTTGGCTTCCAACAGCATGGAACCACTTGTCAACACCCAGTTGGCCTCCAGCAACAACCAGTTGGCCTCCAGCAACACCCAGTTGGCCTCCAGCAACAACCAGTTGGCTTCCAACAGCATGGAACCACTTGTCAACACCCAGTTGGCCTCCAGCAACAACCAGCTGGCTTCCAGCAGCATGGAACCACTTCTCAACACCCACGTGGCCTCCAGCAACACCCAGTTGGCCTCCAACAACAACCAGCTGGCTTCCAGCAGCATGGAACCACTTCTCAACACCCAG TTGGCCTCCAACAACAACCAGTTGGCTTCCAGCAGCATGGAACCACTTATCAACACCCAGCTGGCCTCCAGCAACACCCAGTTGGCCTCCAGCAACAACCAGTTGGCTTCCAACAGCATGGAACCACTTGTCAACACCCAGTTGGCCTCCAGCAACAACCAGTTGGCCTCCAGCAACAACCAGTCGGCCTCCAACAGCGTGCAACAACTTGTCAACACCCAGCTGGCCTCCAGCGACACACAGTTGGCATCCAACAACAACCAGCTGGCTTCCAACAGCATGGAACCACTTGTCAACACCCAGTTGGCCTCCAGCAACAACCATTTGGCCTCCAGCAACGCCCAGTTGGCCTCCAGTAACAACCAGTTGGCTTCCAACAGCATGGAACCGCTTGTCAACACCCAGCTGGCCTCCAGCAACAACCATTTGGCCTCCAGCAACACCCAGTTGGTCTCCAACAGTATGCAACCACTCATCAACACCCAACTGGCCTCCAGCAACAGTCACTTGGCCTCTAGCAGCAATCAGTTGGCCTCCAACAACAACCAGCTGGCTTCCAAGGGCGTGCAACCTCTTGCCAACACCCAGTTGGCTTCCAGCAACACCCACCTGGCCTCCAACAACATCAAATTGTCCTCCAGCAACACCCAGTTGGCCGCCGGCAACGTGCAACCACTTGTCAACATCCAGCTGGCCTCCAGCAACACGCAACTGGCCTCCAACAGCGTGCAACTGCTTGTCAACACCCAACTGGCCTCCAGCAACAACCAGCTGGCCTCTAAAAACATTCAGTCGGCTTCCAGCAACACCCAACCACTCAGCAGCACTCAACCGACCTCCAGCAACACCCAAGCGATGGCTAAAAACACCCAGCTGGCCTCCAACAACACCCAACTGATGGCAAACAACACCCAATCGACCTCCAACAACAACCAGCTAATGGCCAACACCCAGTCGACCTCCAACAACACCCATCTGATGGCAAACAACAACCAACTGACATCCAGCAACACCCAGCTGGCCTCCAACAACACCCAACTGATGGCCAACAACACCCAATCGACCTCCAACAACACCCAACTGATGGCCAACAACACCCAATCGACCTCCAACAACAACCAGCTGATGGCCAACACCCAGTCGACCTCCAACAACACCCAACTGATGGCAAACAACACCCAACTGACATCCAGCAACACCCAGCTGGCCTCCAACAACACCCAACTGATGGCCAACAACACCCAATCGACCTCCAGCAACACCCAACTGATGGCAAACAACACCCAATTGATCTCCAACAACACCCAACTGATGGCCAACAACACCCAATCGACCTCCAACAACAACCAGCTGATGGCCAACAACACCCAATCGACCTCCAGCAACACCCAACTGATAGCAAACAACAACCCACTGACATCCAGCAACACCCAGCTGGCCTCCAACAACACCCAACTGACATCCAGCAACACCCAGCTGACCTCCAACAACACCCAACTGATGGCCAACAACACCCAATCGACCTCCAACAACACCCAACTGATGGCCAACAACACCCAATCGACCTCCAACAACAACCAGCTGATGGCCAACAACACCCAATCGACCTCCAACAACAACCAGCTGCTGGCCAACACCCGAATGAACAACAACACCCAAGCACGGTCCGCCAACACTCAACTCAACTCCAACAACACCCCAGTGACGTCCAGCAACACCCAACCAATCTCTGACACCCAACCCGTCCCCACCAACACCCTCCCCTCTACCAACACCCTCCCCTCTACCAACACCCTCCCCTCTACCAACACCCAACCGCCTCCCAGCAACACCCAACCAACGGGCAACACCCAGTCGGTGCCTGAAGCTCAGCCAATGTCTGCCAACACCCAACTGATCTCCAACACCCAACTGATCTCCAACACCCAACCGAAGTCCCTGAACAGCCAACTGATGTCTGCTGACACCCAACCAACGCCCGACACCCAGCTGATGGCGGATGACACCCAGTCTATCTCCGACAACACCCAGCCAACCTCCAGCAACACCCAACTGTTGGCTAACAACACCCAATCAGTCTCCAACACCCAACTGACAGCCGACAACACCCCACCCATCTCCAACAACGCCCCGCCCATCTCCAGCACCCAACTGATGGCCACCAACACCCAACCAAATTCCAGCAACACCCAGCTGATCTCCAACACCCCACTGATGGCCAACAACATCCAACTGATGGCCAACAACACCCAACAGATCTCCAGCACCCAACTGATCTCCAGCAACACCCAAATGATCTCCAACACCAGCCCACCCATCTCTAACACCCAACTGATGGCCAACAACACCCAACCCTCCTCCAACACCCAACTGACGACCACCAACACCCAGCTGACCTTCAACACCACCCCACCCATCTCCAACACCCAACTGATGGCCACCAACACCCAACTGACCTCCAACACCACCCCACGCATCTCCAACACCCAACCGATGGCCACCAACAACCAACTGACCTCCAACACCACCCCACCCCTCTCCAACACCCAACTGACGGCCAACAACACCCAACTGATGGCCACCAACACCCAACTGACGGCCACCAACACCCAACTGACCTCCAACACCACCCCCCCCATCTCCAACACCCAACTGACGGCCACCAACACCCAACTGATGGCCACCAACACCCAGCTGACCTCCAGCACCACCCCCCCCATCTCCAACACCCAACTGACGGCCACCAACACCCAACTGATGGCCACCAACACCCAACTGACGGCCACCAACACCCCACCCATCTCCAACACCCAACTGACGGCCAACAACACCCAACTGATGGCCAACAACACCCAACTGACAGCCACCAACACCCAACTGACAGCCACCAACACCCAACTGACCTCCAGCAACACTCAACTGACCTCCAACACCCAACTGATGGCCACCAACACCCAACTGACGACCACCAACACCCAACTGATGGCCACCAACACCCAACTGATGGCCACCAACACCCAACTGACCTCCAACACCACCCCACCCATCTCCAACACCCAACTGATGGCCACCAACACCCAACTGACAGCCACCAACACCCAACTGACCTCCAGCAACACTCAACTGACCTCCAACACCCAACTGATGGCCACCAACACCCAACTGACGACCACCAACACCCAACTGATGGCCACCAACACCCAACTGATGGCCACCAACACCCAACTGACCTCCAACACCACCCCACCCATCTCCAACACCCAACTGATGGCCACCAACACCCAACTGACAGCCACCAACACCCAACTGACCTCCAGCAACACTCAACTGACCTCCAACACCCAACTGATGGCCACCAACACCCAACTGACGACCACCAACACCCAACTGATGGCCACCAACACCCAACTGATGGCCACCAACACCCAACTGACCTCCAACACCACCCCACCCATCTCCAACACCCAACTGATGGCCACCAACACCCAACTGACGGCCACCAACACCCAACTGACCTCCAGCAACACTCAACTGACCTCCAACACCCAACTGATGGCCACCAACACCCAACTGACGGCCACCAACACCCAACTGACCTCCAACACCACTCCCCCCATCTCCAACACCCAACTGCTGACCACCACCATACAACCTCTCCCCACCAACACCGTCCTCCTACTGAAGACAACCGACGTCCAACCGAGGCTGGGTGACGAAAACACCCCTCCATCCCAAACCCCCAAACCCAGAACCACCGGTTGGGCATTTTTGGGTGCTCCCCCCCATTTTTGGGTCCCCCCCATTTCGGAAACCACCAAACTCCCCCAATTGGTGGCAAAATACCCCCAACCAACAGGCGGAGGGACCCGAACCCAATGCCCGGTGTGCCGCCGGGTGTTGAGCTGCCCACGGGGGTCACGGTCGTATTTTGGGGGTCACATCCCCTTCCGGTGTAGGGTCTGTGGGAGGGGGTTCTCCAGTCGGGGTCACCTGAGGGCTCATTTTGGGGGTCACCGCGGGGTACCCCCGAATTCCTGTAGCGTTGGCGATGGCGTGGGGTCGCAACAACGCGTCCGGGGGTATTTGGGGAGGGGGCCGCTGCCCCACGGAGAGGGGGAAGAGAGgaacgaggaggaggaggaggaggatggagaggaagaAGCGGGCGAAGCGGACCCCCAAATTGGGGGGGGACCCCcgaaggaggaagaggaggaggaggggaggaaggcgGAGAGGAGGGGACGCGCGGGGAG TCCCCCCAGGAACACAGGGAGGGGCACAGAGGACACGgagcccccccccaaaaaacaggggaagggggagaaatAA